From the Bacillota bacterium genome, the window CAGATATTTCGCGCCGAAACGCACTCAATTTGGTAAATGACCCCATATCCGCCTCCGTGATATCGCCGCTCGGTTTCTTCAATTCCTCCCGGATCGCTCCCTCCAATTTTTTATCAGGTATGTTTACCGCTCCGGAAGCAAAGGAAATGTTGCCGATACCGGAAAACACCGCCAACGTGATCAGAAGCAGGCACCATGAAAAAAACTTCCTGTATTTCCCGATCATTTGAAACCCTCCTGTCTCCCTTGAATTTGGTTCGATCCATGACACGATCACTTTCCGCTCGTATCTATTTCTACGTTATTCCCTCTTTTCCTGTATGGACATAAAATAAATAACCATCTGCTGCCCGGGGCATTTCCGTAACGTCCGCTAGCTTGCTATCCACAAAAAATCGGACCGACCTGCTCCCCCCTGCGTGGAAAAATTTTCTCTCCCCGACCATGGGGAGTCGGTCAAATGAATGAATTGAATGATTCCGGCAGGAATGGCAGTATCAGGAGTCATAATTGGAGATGGTTACCCGGCGGGCACCGCTGCCGATCATGATTTCCTGCAGACGGACCATGGCCTCTTCTGTAACCCGGGGAACCTCTTTCAGTTGGTAGTCAACTCCCAATCGCTCGTAATCGGCCACACAGAGGGAGTTGTAGCCTAGCAGATCGATCCGCTCCACCGGCCCCACCTCATCCCTGATGAAATGCGCCATGGCCTTGATATCCTCCTCGCCGGAAGTATACCCCGGTATGATCGGCACCCGGATCCGGAAAGGAATACCGGAGCCGCCAAGCCAGGCTGCATTCTCCAGGATAACCTCATTGGAAGCCCCGGTGAAAAGTTTATGTTTCTCCCGGTCGATGGTCTTCAGGTCATAGAGGACCAGATCCGCCTCCCCGGCTACATCCTTGAACACCTGCGGGCTGACACATCCCGCGGTATCGATACAGACATGAATATCCTCCGATCTCAGCGCCGAAAGGGCTGCCAGAAGGAAGCGGTGCTGCAGCAAACATTCCCCGCCGGAAAAGGTAACCCCCCCACCGGAATGTCGGTAGAATGGCTTATCCCGGATCAATTCTGTCAGGAGCTCATCCACTCCCACCTCTTCCCCGAAAACCCGTATCGCCCGGGCCGGGCAATTCTCCACGCACTGCAGGCAGCGGCGGCAGGAGCTGCCGAAAACAAGGCCTCGCTCTCCCCTCCGCAGCGCCCCCTGCGGGCAAACTTGCAGGCATGTGCCGCAATCGATACAGCGCAGCGCGTCGTGAAACAACTCGGGTTCCATGGAAAATGTTTCCGGGTTCTGGCACCAGAGGCACCTCATCGGGCAACCTTTCATGAAGACAGTGCTGCGGATACCCGGGCCATCTTCCGTGGACATGAACTGTATGTCGGTGATAATGGCCGTTCGTTGATTGTTTTGCATGGCATCATTGCAGACCCGGCGGGAAACCCGCCCATGTTCAGCTCCCGCTCCGGTTCCGGGAGCAGCGGACAGAACAGCAGGCAAAGCAGCAATCCGGAACCGGAACAAACCCGAACCCACCCCTGAAACCCGGCCTCACTCATTGCCGGCAACGTAACGGGAACAGATGAAACAACTGCTACAAACGACTGAATTCGGTGCGGTTGATTATTTCATCCTGTACCGGCCGGCCCAGATCGGTAAAATAAGCGGCATAACCCGAAACCCGTACCACGAGATCACGGTAACGATCCGGATCTTCCTGGGCCGCGCGCAGGGTGTCGTTGTCAATCGCGTTGATCTGCAGTTCCATTCCCCCCATTTCAAAGAAGGCCTGCACCAGCGCCCGGATTTTCCCCAGCCGTTCACTGCCCTCGAACATGGAAGGGGAGAACTTCAGGTTGAGAGCATAACCGTTGCCGATAAGTCGATGGTCGTTGGTTGCCACCGATCTGAGCATCGCCGTGGGCCCGTTGCTTTCCGAACCATTGGAGGGATTGAAGCTATTGCTGACCGGCTCTCCCGCCAGGCGCCCGTTGGGCATCGCCCCCAGGAACAACCCGTCCAGTACATGCAGGCCGTAAGAAAAGAACCCCGGCCGGAAAGGACCGCCGTGAATATTTCGTCTCGCCGCAACCTCGCGGCAGAAAAAATCCGTCACTTCAGCCGCCAGGGCATCGGTCTGCTCATCACCGCAACCATATCTGGGGCCCCGGGTGGCCAGGGTGGCATGCAATTTCGATTCCCCTTTGAAGTTGCGATCCAGGGCCCGTAACAGCCTATCCATGGAAAGTTCCCCCGTCTCGTACACAAAATGCCTGATTGCCGCCAGTGAATCGATGGCGGTGCCCAGACCGCGTCCCCCGATAGACTCGAAATTGTATCTGGCACCCCCCGCAGTCATATCGCGGGCGTTTTCAACACATCCGGCCAGGGTGGCCGAGATGAAAGGGCTGGGAAATTCTTGACGGTAAACTTCATCCTTGAGGTTGGTGCAGCGAGCCACGATATCGATCAGAAAGAGCAGTTGTTTTTTGAAGGCCTCCATGAACTGTCCAAAATTGGCAAAGTCGCGGGGATCACCCGTGCGGGGCCCGATATGCTTCCCCATGATCCGCAGAGCACCGTCCAACAAGGCCATCTCCAGGGCGGCGGCGATGCAGAGATCATTTCCCGATGTACAGCCGAAAGTATCCCCGTCACCTGTCGGTTCCACGCAGCCGATAACCCCGTAATCACGGGCTTCCTCTTCACTGTAACCGCACTCCTGCAGTGCCGCGATCGCCGCATCATCGTTGTAAAGGGCCGCCCCCGAAGTATGGCGATATGTTTCGACGGCTTTATCCCAGAACGAAACAGGGTTGTGAGGCGAGAGGCGGATGGTAAAACTGTTGCCCATGCTCCGGACATTGTTGAACGCCTCCAGCGAAAGATAGGAAATCTCATTTGCAGCATCTTCCCCCTGACGGGTCAAACCGCCCACCGTGGGTGAAGAGGTATCGCTGCCCAGCTCACTCGCCGTCTTCTTGCCCAGGAAAGGCAGCAGCAGCAGACCGCATGAAAACTTGATCAGCAATTCCTCCAGGCACTCCACCGCCTCGGCCGGCGTGATAACGCCGGCGGAGAGATCAGCGGCATAAAATGGATAGAGATACTGGTCGATCCTGCCGGGAGAAAGCACCCCGGCCATGCCGTAAGAAATATGCGCTGCTACCTGTGTAAGCCAGAGCGCCTGCACAGCTTCACGGAAGGAGCGCGGCGGATGATAGGGCACATGCCGGCAATAACGGGCAATACGGTGCAAGGCTTCGCGGCGGCCGGGATCGGCGGTTTCATCTGCCAGGCGCTCTGCTTCTCCGGCATATCTCAGGGCAAAAGCCCTCACCGCCTCACAGCTGATCATCACCGCTTCCAGGAAAGCTTCACCCTCGCTGTCACCTTCCGCACGTGCCTCTTCCAGGCGGTAGGCGGCACGCTCCTTTATCCCGGCCAGCCCCTCGTTGAGGACATGTTTCTGTCCCAGGATCAGATGCCCCTGCACATCGAAAACATTTGTCAGCAGCGCCGGGTTATTGTAGAGAACCGCCTCTATCCCCCGTTTGGCATAGGCAAGTGAAGGATTCGGCACGGAGACGAAGTCAAGCAGCTTGCGGAGATCAAGGCCCCGCGACAGACGGAAACGCCCCGTCAGGCTCCGGGACGGCCGGAAAAAAAGCCCATGTTCCCTGTAGAGCGTTCTTTTACGATCACTGAGCGTTTTACCCCGCCAGTAGGGCAAGATCTCCTCCTGCAATTCCCGGCGTTCATCCGCTTCGATGTGGAAAGGGCGAGAACC encodes:
- a CDS encoding glycyl-radical enzyme activating protein: MFRFRIAALPAVLSAAPGTGAGAEHGRVSRRVCNDAMQNNQRTAIITDIQFMSTEDGPGIRSTVFMKGCPMRCLWCQNPETFSMEPELFHDALRCIDCGTCLQVCPQGALRRGERGLVFGSSCRRCLQCVENCPARAIRVFGEEVGVDELLTELIRDKPFYRHSGGGVTFSGGECLLQHRFLLAALSALRSEDIHVCIDTAGCVSPQVFKDVAGEADLVLYDLKTIDREKHKLFTGASNEVILENAAWLGGSGIPFRIRVPIIPGYTSGEEDIKAMAHFIRDEVGPVERIDLLGYNSLCVADYERLGVDYQLKEVPRVTEEAMVRLQEIMIGSGARRVTISNYDS